The Labeo rohita strain BAU-BD-2019 chromosome 14, IGBB_LRoh.1.0, whole genome shotgun sequence genomic interval GCTCTCTGGACCTCAGTCATCAGACAGTGAACGGTGCCGCCCGGTAGAGCCTGAACCGGCAGCATCAGGGTCCCCGAGGCAGAACTTAGGCGGCTGGGCTTCACCAGCACCTTCTGAGTCATACGGACATCCCTCGTCCACACTGCCAGAGGAAGATGAGGAGGAAGGCTGTTGTCCACGATGTATGGAGCTGGAACAGGAGGTTCTTAGTCTACAGCAGGAAAACGAGGAACTGAGACACAAACTGGACAACATACCAggtattacattttaagaatatttcatatcttatctatttatctatccaaTTTTACAGAATCATTATTACTATCTTAAGCTTTTAAAGGTGCACAGAGGTTCAGGCCGTTCCCTTAATATTTACTGACCTTGCTGGAGACAcaaatttgtaaagaaaattgtTTTCAAATCTGTTGTTAACAAGAGAGAAGTTCAAAAGTAAGCCAAAATAAAGGTCAGTAGTAGGGGTGATACACTGGTAGACATGAATAACCGGTAGAAATTTGTCGGTCGGTATCGTGGTTAGACACTCACATGACATTGCTGTGCTACGTTGTCATGAAAATGTACCGTCTGCACACGTTTTTAagcattgtggtttaaaaacaagtgattttaagtgATTGCGCATGAAAATATTGCTCATTGAGTGTGGCAATATTGAACAgagttatttttgctgctttataggccttgaacagttaaatacacacacgtgtgtgtgtcAAAATGTCCGTCTGTCCAAGTGAAAGCAAACACCTGACAAAGAAAATACAcatgtaacagtatattggatccaggcagctcttaaagtgtaatattcctgctgtctgtcattcatgttaatcaaacaacaaaagaaagaaaatctctcattgctcttgactaaatcactttaataagattaaatatatatttaatttacacagtgaagaatatgcagtgtttttatacattcgATTACTCTCTATACAATGTATGTAGTATTTCTTctttatttgttgtactgtagttttttttgtcatattacttgtaattagtttcttgtttttatttaattactgattacttgtcttcagtaagcttgagttttttatttttttttagtttaggcTAGTAGTTTTTTGTGTTATTGACACTAATGATAAGAATTACAAAATTTCTGTTATCAAAAATTTTTGATAACAgcaaatttaaagcaaaaataactatattgtgagatatacactaccattcaaaagtttttgaacagtaagatttttaatattttttaaagaagtttcatctgctcaccaagcctgcatttatttgatccaaagtacagcaaaaacagtacaatttaaaaatagttttactatttaaaataactgttttctatttgaatatattttaaaatgtaatttatttctgtgatttcaaaactgcatttttagcatcattactccagtcacatgatccttcagaaatcattctaatattctgatttgctgctcaaaaacattgtcattattattattattattattattattatgttgaaaacagctgagattatttttttcaggtttctttgatgaatagaaagtccaGAAGAAGAGGatttatcttaaatagaaatctttggaaaaataaatgtaacattataaaacttcattataaaacaatcatcacgtttgataaatttaaagcatccttgcttaataaaaatataattttttataagaaatgaagccatatattactattgtaaagTGTATTGTTGTtccctaaaataaaattattattattattaaatacttctTTTTATAGTATAATACTATTGTTGCAGTAGTAATATTTGTCTTTAAATTTGAtccatttttatcatttaaacaataaaataaaagattgtaTTGATGCATAGTCACATAGAGAGAgggaaaacagatttcagttgAAATTGAAATTTGCAGTGGAAATTATTGAAGTTATTACTGAAGTTATTAAAAACTgctattgatttaaaaaatatattgattaaaaaatgtatttaaaaatactctgtGCACTCATATTGTGTTGGCTTATGTACAAAAGCTTAGCttggatggttaaaataaattaaaagttcaTCAGCCAACAAGTTTTGCTGGTTTTGTCTTTAACAGCTCCTTGCCAGAATGTCCTGGACTTTTTTAAGACTGTTCTCCAGCACTACAACCAGTTTGTGCAGCCCCAGCCTGAAGAGCAACTTACCGAGGTGAGCCTGACAAAAGACCTTCAGTGCTGTTAAAAATAGTCATGGAAAACCACATACAGGTTTATGCAAGAAACTATTAGCAGTGAAAAAAGAACTGAAACTGTCAGTCAAATTGAAGTCTAATCTGGGGTTATGAAAATATCACAATTACATAAAACTTAAAGCAACAGAATCTTTCTTCCCAGTAAAGTTTCACTTCTTTATATTAAATTTGCCTGTTTTCTGGTACAATATTTAGTGCAGCATTAAAGCGCATTAAAGATTAAAGACAGCATTAAAGATTTCTTCCCCTCTAAAATTTATAATCTCATAATCTTCTCTAAATAGGGCAGCAAACAGCTTCTGGGGAACTATCCTCTCTTCATCACCAATAAGCAGTGGGACGAGGCGGTCAACTCCTCAAAAAAAGATGGCCGGCGGCTCCTGCGTTACCTTATCCGGTTCGTGTTCACCACAGATGAGCTGAAATACTCGTGCGGTCTGGGGAAAAGGAAACGTTCGGTACACACAGGGGAACCGGGGCCGGAGAGAAGACCTCTCAACCCCGTCAAGGTTACATGTCTCAGAGGTACTGAGCTAAAACTTTAGTTTAATCAGATTATCAGTGTGATAATTATGCACGCATCTCCCTCATCCATCTCTGTCCCGTGGCGTTCCCTCTCACAGAGTTTATCCGGATGCACTGTGCTTCTAATCCTGACTGGTGGATGCCCTCCGAGGAGCAGATAAACAAAGTCTTCAGCGATGCAGTAGGGCACGCGCGGCAGGGCCGGGCCGTAGGCACATTCCTGGGCAACGGGTGCAGCGGTAGCAGCAGCAGTGGTAGTTTATACATGGAGAGCTATGACGGGCAGCTCTCTCAGGATGAGCTCTATCTGAAGGGCTCGCAGAATGGTTTGGGGGACTAAATCATGGAGTGAGCCCTCCGGATCGGCTCATCGCAGCACTTACATGATGTTAACGTGGTTTGTGTATGAATATAATCCTTATTCCTTCCTGTCAAAACATTCCAGGGCGCTCACACCTACCCACTAAATGATGTGGGATTCTTCCATGCTTGATTGTTCAAACAATTAGTAGTCACTAGGCAGCAGAGTCGGTTGATTTCTACACAAAATCAGGTTTTTTATGTGCTCCATTTCCATTGTTTCATCGAAtgtgattaaaggagaagtccacttccagaacaaagatttacagataatgtactcacctccttgccatccaagatgttcatgtccttccgtcttcagtcgtaaagaaattgttttttgaggaaaacatttcagcatttttcttcatatagtggacttctatggtgccctgagtttgaacgtacaaaaagcagtttaaatatggcttcaaacgatctcaaatgtggttgtaaacgatcccagccgagaaagaagggtcttatctagcgaaacgaaaggttattttcataaaaaataatacaatttgtatgctttttaatgtcaaacgctcgtcttgtcttactctgcctggactgttttgttctggttcatgagaACCagaatgttgaaaaactcccatctcatgttctcccttaacttcaaaatcgtcctatatcgctgttttaccttttttgttaagagtgtttgatcatctttgcatgttcactttgtaaacactgggttggtgcttctgcagcgatgtaggatgattttgaaattatttttgaagttgagggagaaaatacagttgGAGTTTCTCGACatactgtcttgagctagaatacacagagttcagggaaagaaaggcaagacgagcatttgagattaaaaagtatttcaataatattttttttcgctagataagacccttcttcctcggctgggatcgtttacaactgcgttttggaagttcaaactcgggacaccaTAACAGTCTATTCTAtggagaagaaagaaagacatgaacatcttgaaagccaagggggtgagtacatcacctgtaaatttttgttctggaagtggacttctcctttaagaatgtGATCCACTATAGCAACATGAATGTATGCATTTTACTCCATTGTAAATAATGAGAGCTTCCTTTCTCGTGTCAGATACAGAAACAGACAGCCTGCAAATGAGGTGCTAAtatgattttctgttattatggttcaattttaaaaagtgctgCCCTCTATTTTATCATATGATGTTGAATAATCGGTGACGTTTATAAAAACTGTGATGTTGCGAAATCAGTTTCATAGTGGCTGCGGGACGAAATGACTGAACTCTGCGATGTGTCTGTGACTGTGGAGATACAGTAAGTATGTAACATAATGTGTTGGGTGGCTTTCTAATCTTTCCTCTGATCCAATAAGGAGGCAATGTTGTTCGTAATTTGTGTTGCTGCTTCTTAGTTCGTCAAGCACCAAAAAGGATCAACCCGACTTATTCTACCACATTCTAATATTCATTGTGACTGCATAAGACTAAATGAAATGCCTTAAAAAGAGACATCATCTACCACTAAGAACTTCAATACTGCCAATTCAGACTGTTGTTATCTCATGGTTTTCCTGTTGCATTAGTGGCCTCTGGCTGTTTGGGTtttcaaacaaaagaaaaatgtgtttgaaaatGGACCATCTTTCTTTAATGCCTTAGACAAAGTCTCTGTGAAATGTTTATACATCCAGGTCATTGTGTTATGTCTGGTAGAATTCAGTCAAATTTTGAATTCATTCTCCACGGCGCTTCATTTGACGTCTGATGGTGGGAAATCCCTAACATTTGAACCTGTTCACACAGCATAAAAACTTGTGATTATTAAGGGAGTTTCATATCTGAAGATCTGTGGTCTCATTCATCTGTTACTCTTTCGCCTAAGTTCAGGTTTAAATGTCAGCGACTCTCAAACACCAAACGGCTGATGAAGTTGTGTCAGTGGTATAAAGACTTCAAAATAAGTTAGCAAGTTGCTGTTGCCTTTGACTACCAGACATACAAAAGAATCTGTTGTTGTGATATGTAGCCTGTTGTGATTGTACAAATCCATGGTGATTGGAAATTGTTAGTCCTCTAGTCTGTTCAAAGAACGTGTCAACACTGTGAACCCCACCTAAAGTGATGAGACTGTTTTTCtctttacttactttttttttttttttcaaacagaagatgcatttatgtaacgTGGACAAAAttgagaaaagacaatgaagcAAAATAAGTGATCCAGACAAAGCCATCTGTGTTGTGTTTCAATAGTAGCACTACTCTATTAATTCCAGACGTTGAACAATAGATGGCAGTAGACAACAATAAAGCCATTGCAACGTTTCTTTTTGAAACCAATTCAAAGGCTGTCAAATTCACTCCAGTGTGAATAATTGCAGATGTCGGCGGAGTGAGCATACGACGCTTTATGAAATCATTCGGATGCAGCATGTTAGCCTATTTATGATAAACAAGACTACAAAATTAGGCTCAGAGTGAAAAGTGCTTTTAAAATCAGCAAGCAGACCAGGAACAAGCTGAAAGACCAAGGCCAGCAAACTATTTTCATTTATGCTATTCTTTATGTTGCTTTTCAGCAGTTTAATGTCCATCCATTGTAAATTTAGTAGttacactaacagtcaaaagtttttgaacagtaagatttgtaatgtgtttttaaagaagtctcttctgctcaccaagcctgcatttatttgatccagagcacagcaaaacagtacaattttgaaatatttttactatttaaaatagctgttttctatttgaatatattgtgaaattgaatttattcctgtgatttcaaagctcatttttatcatcattactctagtcacacaatccttcagaaatcgttccaatattctgattttctgctcaaaaacatttatttttaatattattattatgcccTTCTGAGTAgaactttttcaggtttctttgatgaatataaagttctgaagaacaacagcatgtatttgaaacagaaatcttttgtaacattagaaacgCCTTTATCatcgcttttgatcaatttaaagcatccttgctaaataaaagtattgatttttatcattttataaggactccaaacttttgaatggtcactgaagactggagtaataatgctgaaaatgtagctttgattacaggaataaattacaatttaaaatatacttaaacagaaagcagttcatttaaatagtaaaaatatacaaaatatatatttcacaatattactgcttttgcagtattttggataaaataaatgccagCTTGATGAgaagaagagaattcttaaaaaaaaaaaaaaaaaaaaaaaacatgtatatcGGGTGTATatctggtagtgtatatcttcAGCTTTCTAGTATGTTATGTAATGCGCAGGCATTTCCAGACATTGTGTAATAGGTGGCTGAAACAGAGATTTAGTTTAGGCggggaaaaaaatcatcatcatgGGACAGATAAGCAGAGATAGCATCAAACCCCACCCCATAGACTCACacacagaattattattattactgtactGCAAAAGTAATGGTGAATTTGATTCACTGACTTGAATCTTTAGAAATAGGTTTACTAACAGAATAAATTCGATTCTGATTCACTCATTGACTCTTTTTGCAGGTAACAGCAATGCATTCGAGCGAGtaactgaatcattcacaaaaCTG includes:
- the LOC127175816 gene encoding BEN domain-containing protein 4, whose product is MEEEMLPADEGLSAPKICRQQQQRSPYSSLKTFPSKRAAGKARYDRPTMVDIPQLGDHPHHLSHHQQQQQQYSQRVPLPQASLAISSSQQHRLPCEIRPSSRVATSSAASAGSATAAAAAAAAAASFGSQRRVAGQEPGRYPAGRAELSHQSPDCTYGISSENRLILDAFAQQCSRVLSLLNSNGRLLDPQPSLVPPSSSISALIKQEDSCLSPGERLGSKPRSEDSSLENTAEETQRGNHWNQQQTSAFLRIFTESLQNYLLSGPQSSDSERCRPVEPEPAASGSPRQNLGGWASPAPSESYGHPSSTLPEEDEEEGCCPRCMELEQEVLSLQQENEELRHKLDNIPAPCQNVLDFFKTVLQHYNQFVQPQPEEQLTEGSKQLLGNYPLFITNKQWDEAVNSSKKDGRRLLRYLIRFVFTTDELKYSCGLGKRKRSVHTGEPGPERRPLNPVKVTCLREFIRMHCASNPDWWMPSEEQINKVFSDAVGHARQGRAVGTFLGNGCSGSSSSGSLYMESYDGQLSQDELYLKGSQNGLGD